A stretch of DNA from Dokdonia sp. PRO95:
CTGGTCATTAATATCAAACGTATATCCCATGATACCGTAATAATTGATACGCTCTTCAGCCACAAAACTAGCTGAGTTACTATTATTACTTTCATCGAAATGTTCTGTCTGAATAAGGTTTGGTGCGCTTAATCCAGCATAAAATCTATCCGTATGGTAGTAAAGTCCTGCACCTATAATTGGCGAGATTTTATTATCTATACTTTGAGAAAAACGAGGGTCAGAAACATCAAAAAGTGTAAGCTTTGAAAAATCAACATCAAGAACGTGTCCTCCTGCTTTTAAACCGAAACTTAGTCTGCCACTATTCGATGTGTTTATCGTATAACTAAAGTCTGCTCCTATGTAAGTTTCTTGTGCTGGTCCTAGTGCGTCATTCACGATTGATAAACCTAGTCCAACTTTACCTTCACCTATTGGAGAATGTATACTTAAACTTTGTGTACGTGGAGCCCCTTCAAGGCCTACCCATTGACTTCTGTGTAATCCTACTATACTGGTAACTCCTCTGTTACCTGCATAAGCCGGATTTATAGCTACAGTATTATACATGTATTGTGTATAC
This window harbors:
- a CDS encoding type IX secretion system membrane protein PorP/SprF — translated: MKQLHLIVLLIITGLSLTEVSAQQDPQYTQYMYNTVAINPAYAGNRGVTSIVGLHRSQWVGLEGAPRTQSLSIHSPIGEGKVGLGLSIVNDALGPAQETYIGADFSYTINTSNSGRLSFGLKAGGHVLDVDFSKLTLFDVSDPRFSQSIDNKISPIIGAGLYYHTDRFYAGLSAPNLIQTEHFDESNNSNSASFVAEERINYYGIMGYTFDINDQLKFKPSTLVKLVSGAPLQVDITANFLVMEKLHLGAAYRWSAALSGLVGFQVSDSMLIGLAYDRESTDLGNTVYNDGSFEVFLRFELFNEYDRMLTPRFF